The nucleotide window GCGGCTCGTCGGCCGTGAACCCGACGCCGCCGAGATCGCCCACGGCGCCACGAGCAACATGGCCGACTGGGAGCGCGGCGTGGTGCTCATCCCCGGCATGGCCGAGACGCTCAAGGAACTGGGCCAGACGTTCACCCTCACCATCGTGTCCAACACACACAGCGCATCCGTGGTGCCCCGCCAACTGGCGGCCATGGGTGCCACCGACCTCATCGCCAACATCGTGACGTCGCTCGAGGTGGGCTTTCGCAAGCCGCACTCGGCGATCTACCAGGCGGCCCTCGACCGCGCCGAGGCCGACCCCGCCCGGGTGATCTTCGTGGGCGACACCTGGGACGCCGACTTCGACGGCCCGCGCGCGCACGGCATGGAGGCCGTGCTCGTGGCCGCCGCCCCGCGGGACGGCGTGCCGGAGACCCGCCGGGTGAGCTCGGTGCTCGACCTGCCCGACCTGCTCTCGTTCCGTTACCCGAGCACCCGCCCGGTCAGCACCCGCCCCCGCGGGGTGGCCTGACTCCTGCCCGGTTCCCGCCGGCGGCGACGGGCGCGCGCATGTGGGTAAGCTCGGCGAATGGTTACAGAGGGGTACCGCATCCACCGCACCGTGGCGAGCGACTGGCGTGAGGTGCGCGATCTGCGCTTGGAGATGCTGCGGGACACCCCGATCGCATTCGGCGAGACCCTGCAGGATGCCCTCGGTCACTCCGAAAGCGAATGGCGGATGCGCGCGGCACGCGGCACCGCCGAGCACGGCACCGTGCTCGTGGCGATCGACCCGGCCGGGCAGTGGGTGGGCACGATGGGCGGCTACGTGCCCGACCCGGCCGCCGGCCCGCTGCTCGTGGGCGTGTACGTGTCGCCGGGCCACCGCGGCCGCGACGCCGGGGTCTTCGACACCCTGCTCGCCGCCATCGAGGACTGGGCGCGCGACGAGGGCGAGGTATTGACCCTGCACGTGCACGAGGACAACGCCAGGGCTCGAGCAGCCTACCTGCGCCGCGGGTTCACCGAGACCGGGCACCGGGTGCAGTACGTGCTGGATGCCGCGGCCATGGAGATCGAGATGGTCAAGCGGCTCTAACGGCCGCCTCCTCCCCCACCACCGCCACCGCCACCGGAGA belongs to Cryobacterium sp. SO2 and includes:
- a CDS encoding HAD family hydrolase gives rise to the protein MRHLFLDFFGTLVNYADSRAGQGYADTHASMLALGARGTEQETATAWLDAFHQLNAESDTDHREFTMEELSRRAIVRLVGREPDAAEIAHGATSNMADWERGVVLIPGMAETLKELGQTFTLTIVSNTHSASVVPRQLAAMGATDLIANIVTSLEVGFRKPHSAIYQAALDRAEADPARVIFVGDTWDADFDGPRAHGMEAVLVAAAPRDGVPETRRVSSVLDLPDLLSFRYPSTRPVSTRPRGVA
- a CDS encoding GNAT family N-acetyltransferase, translating into MVTEGYRIHRTVASDWREVRDLRLEMLRDTPIAFGETLQDALGHSESEWRMRAARGTAEHGTVLVAIDPAGQWVGTMGGYVPDPAAGPLLVGVYVSPGHRGRDAGVFDTLLAAIEDWARDEGEVLTLHVHEDNARARAAYLRRGFTETGHRVQYVLDAAAMEIEMVKRL